In the genome of Thermoanaerobaculia bacterium, the window TTCCTCTATCCGGTGCCGCCGGCGCGCGGCCACTGGCGCTGAGCTGCGCGACCTGCGGCTACTGTGGCGTCGGCGCCGGCAGGGCGCCGGTGGAGTCCAGGACCTCCGGCAGTGAGAAGAAGATCAGCGCCAGAATGAGATAGACGGCGAGGAGCTGCACCCCTTCGAGCCAGTGGCTCTCGCCGTCGCTCGCGATCTGGCTGGTGATGGCGACGGCGACCACGATGGCGATGACCTCCGCCGGCGTGAAGACGAGGTCCATCGGCGCCGGTCCGAGCCAGTAGCTGGCGAAGACCAGGACAGGGGCGACAAAGAGCGCGATCTGGATGCTCGAGCCGATGGCGATGCCGAGGGCCAGGTCCATCCGGTTCTTGCGCGCCACCAGAATCGCCGTCGAGTGCTCGGCGGCGTTGCCGATGATCGCCACCACGATGACGCCGACGAAGACGCTGGTCATGCCGAACGAGTGCGCCGCCTCGGCGATCGAGCCGACCATGATCTCCGAGATCCAGGCGATCATCGCGGTCGCCCCGCTGAGCACGCCGATCGACTTGGCGAGCGACCACTTGACATGCCCGTTGCCTTCGACCTCGGCCGCCTCGGCCGCGGTGCCGATGAAGAGCTGCTTGTGGGTGTGCAGCGAGAAGAGCAGAGAGAGGCCGTAGCAGACGATCAGGACAATGGCGATCTCGAGCGAGAGGTTGCGCTCGACGCTGACCATCGGATGCACCAGGTAATGAAACGAGGCCGGCATGACGAGCGCGATCGCCGCGAGCGTGAGCATCGTCGACATCATGCGCGCGCCGGCGGCATTGAACTTGAGATCCTTGTGCTTGAGTCCGCCGGCGAGGCAGGAGGCTCCCAGAACGAGCAGGAGATTGCCGAGGATCGAGCCGGTGAGCGATGCCTTGACGATGCCGTAGTAGCCCTCCTTGAGAGCCACCAGCGCGATGATCAGCTCGGCGGCATTGCCGAAGGTGGCGTTCAGGAGGCCTCCGACTCCCTCGCTCGTGCGCTCGGCCAGGTGCTCGGTCGCCTTGCCCAGCCAGCCGGCGAGCGGCAGGATCGCGAGGCACGAGCAGATGAAGATCGCGACGTGCGATCTCGAATGAGTGAATTCGAGCGCCAGCACGGCCGGAACGAAGGCGAGCAGCCAGCTCAGGGAAGGACGGAAAGGGCTTCTCCTGGCGGCCGGCGTCGCTGGGGTCACGAAGGCGCTCCGGAGAGAATGTCGAGATAGACCTGCGGGTCGACGTTGCCGCCCGAGACCACGCAGCAGACGCGCTGGCCGCGGAAGCGCCCGGGGGCGGTGAGGACGGCGCCGGTCGAGAGCGCGCCGGTCGGTTCGGACTTGACGTTGGCGAGCGCCGAGAGCAGCCGCACGCCCTCGCGGATCTCGCCCTCGTCCACTTCGACGATTCCGGTGAGACCGTTCTGGAGGATCGCCCAGTTGTGCGCCCCGAGCGCCAGGGTGCGCGCGCCGTCGGCGATCGTCGAGCCTTCGATCTCGTAGCGCACGATGCGGCCGGCGCGCAGCGACTGGGCGCCGTCGTTGGCGAGCAGCGGCTCGGCGCCCCAGACGGCGGCCTCGTAGCCGGCCTCGCGCAACCCCTGCACCATCCCCGCCGTCAGACCGCCGCCGCCGAGCGGCACGATCACGGCGTCGAACGGGCGGCCGGCGCGCGCGACCGCGGCGAGCTCGTGGGCGAGCGAAGCATTGCCGCCGATCACGAGGGGATCGTCGTAAGCGCTCCCGAGATAGGCGTCGGGATGTTGGGCGAAGACTTCGGCGACCTTGGCCGCCCGGGTCTCGTGCCGGGTGTCGACGAAGACGACCTCGCCACCGAACTGACGCACCGCCTCGACCTTCACCTTCGCCGAGGCCGCCGGCATGACGATGATCGCCCGCTTGCCCGCGAGCTGGGCGGCGCGCGCCAGGGCCTGGCCGAAGTTGCCCGAGGAGGCGGCGATGAGGGTCTCGTTCGGGACATTCGCCGCGACGTTGGCCGCGGCGCGGAACTTGAAGCTGCCGGTCTGCTGGAACGTCTCGACGGCGAGGAAGAGGTCGACCCCGAGCCGAGCCGCGAGGCGCGGCGCTTCGACGATCGTCGTCGGGCGGGGAGTGAGGGCCGGGTTCCGGCCGCTCGCGGCAGCTGTGTCGTGGGCCATGGGGGCTCATTCTATCGAGCAGCAGGAAAGGAAATACCTGTTTCGAGATGACTCCGACGGGCGGGCCTGATGGCCGCGGCGCGAAAGGCTGCTGGCAAAGGGGGTGGGTGCGGTTCGCCCGTGGCGAGGACCGGAAGTCCGCTGCAGGCGGTGCGCGAGAAGATGCAGGTAAAGGGGGTGGTCGCGCTGTCGCGGAAGCGGGCTCGTGGCGCCAGCGCGCCTCGGAGCGCTACCTGCAGATGATGCCTGGGCGGCGCCTGCGGTACGATCGCAGGGCGGGCGGCACG includes:
- a CDS encoding pyridoxal-phosphate dependent enzyme; protein product: MAHDTAAASGRNPALTPRPTTIVEAPRLAARLGVDLFLAVETFQQTGSFKFRAAANVAANVPNETLIAASSGNFGQALARAAQLAGKRAIIVMPAASAKVKVEAVRQFGGEVVFVDTRHETRAAKVAEVFAQHPDAYLGSAYDDPLVIGGNASLAHELAAVARAGRPFDAVIVPLGGGGLTAGMVQGLREAGYEAAVWGAEPLLANDGAQSLRAGRIVRYEIEGSTIADGARTLALGAHNWAILQNGLTGIVEVDEGEIREGVRLLSALANVKSEPTGALSTGAVLTAPGRFRGQRVCCVVSGGNVDPQVYLDILSGAPS
- the cax gene encoding calcium/proton exchanger, whose amino-acid sequence is MSWLLAFVPAVLALEFTHSRSHVAIFICSCLAILPLAGWLGKATEHLAERTSEGVGGLLNATFGNAAELIIALVALKEGYYGIVKASLTGSILGNLLLVLGASCLAGGLKHKDLKFNAAGARMMSTMLTLAAIALVMPASFHYLVHPMVSVERNLSLEIAIVLIVCYGLSLLFSLHTHKQLFIGTAAEAAEVEGNGHVKWSLAKSIGVLSGATAMIAWISEIMVGSIAEAAHSFGMTSVFVGVIVVAIIGNAAEHSTAILVARKNRMDLALGIAIGSSIQIALFVAPVLVFASYWLGPAPMDLVFTPAEVIAIVVAVAITSQIASDGESHWLEGVQLLAVYLILALIFFSLPEVLDSTGALPAPTPQ